In Candidatus Sedimenticola sp. (ex Thyasira tokunagai), the following proteins share a genomic window:
- a CDS encoding IS110 family transposase: MKITTIGLDIAKSVFHLYVVNSVGRYIKKKQLKRKQVLAYMANMEPCLIAMEACGGANYWAREFAAQGHQVKLIAPQYVKPYVKGNKNDYNDAEGIAEAAQRPNMRFVPIKSVEQQDIQSIHRQRERIKKERTALVNQVRGLLAEYGVVINKGVAAVRRGLPEILEDAENGLTPLARELFAELQEESQTIDKRLEQCEKRIKSLNQENEVCQRLDEILGIGPITASATYAAAGDGKDFVSGRHFSAWLGLVPGQHSTGGKTVLLGISKRGNAYLRTLFIHGARAVLRHSANKTDHFSRWAQALLERRGHNRACVAVANKMARIAWVIMAKGETYRTVV; encoded by the coding sequence ATGAAGATTACAACAATCGGCCTTGATATCGCAAAATCAGTATTTCACCTGTATGTAGTGAACTCAGTGGGGCGATACATCAAGAAGAAGCAACTCAAGCGAAAACAGGTCTTGGCGTATATGGCAAACATGGAGCCGTGTTTGATTGCAATGGAGGCGTGTGGAGGTGCCAACTACTGGGCAAGAGAATTTGCCGCTCAGGGGCATCAGGTTAAGCTAATCGCGCCTCAATATGTCAAACCCTACGTCAAAGGTAACAAGAACGACTACAATGATGCCGAAGGGATCGCTGAGGCGGCACAACGGCCCAATATGCGTTTTGTGCCGATTAAGTCCGTCGAACAGCAAGATATCCAGAGTATTCACCGTCAACGGGAGCGCATCAAAAAAGAACGTACCGCCTTGGTGAATCAGGTGCGTGGATTATTGGCTGAATATGGGGTGGTCATCAATAAAGGGGTTGCCGCCGTGCGCAGGGGTCTCCCTGAGATTCTGGAAGATGCAGAGAATGGTTTGACGCCCCTTGCGCGTGAGTTATTCGCAGAGCTTCAGGAAGAATCACAGACCATCGACAAACGGCTTGAGCAGTGTGAGAAGCGAATCAAAAGTCTCAATCAAGAAAATGAGGTGTGCCAACGACTCGATGAGATATTAGGGATCGGCCCCATCACCGCCAGCGCGACTTATGCTGCAGCCGGTGACGGCAAAGATTTTGTGAGTGGCCGTCATTTTTCAGCCTGGTTAGGCTTGGTGCCTGGTCAACACTCGACGGGTGGCAAGACGGTCCTTCTGGGGATCAGTAAACGGGGTAACGCCTATCTCAGAACACTGTTTATTCACGGTGCCCGGGCTGTTCTGCGTCACTCTGCGAATAAGACAGATCACTTTAGCCGGTGGGCTCAAGCCCTATTGGAGCGTCGAGGGCACAATAGGGCATGCGTTGCGGTTGCCAATAAGATGGCCCGAATCGCATGGGTCATCATGGCGAAAGGTGAGACCTATCGTACAGTCGTATGA
- a CDS encoding peptide chain release factor 3, protein MSELLEQLNRRRTFAIISHPDAGKTTLTEKLLLFGGAIQMAGTVKGRKAARHATSDWMELEKQRGISVTSSVMQFPYGDTVVNLLDTPGHEDFSEDTYRTLTAVDSALMVIDVAKGVEARTIKLMDVCRMRDTPILTFINKLDREGRDALELLDEVEAVLKIRCAPITWPIGMGKRFKGVFDLRTDTTHLFSATHGGKINEGELIEGLDNPRLDEVIGDMADELREEVELVRGASHELDLDAYAQGELTPVFFGSAINNFGVKELLDAFSRYAPAPRARQTQQRRVEPSDKKFSGFVFKIQANMDQAHRDRIAFLRVCSGSYKKGMKMRHVRIGKTVQISNAITFQADERRHVEEAWPGDIIGLHNHGTIQIGDTFTEGEELKYEGVPYFAPELFRRVVLKDPLRMKALHKGVLQLCEEGATQVFRPLKNNDLILGAVGILQFDVAAHRLKDEYGVEAIVEATSVATARWVRCEDDKMLEKFRIKAYENLAMDGDDQLVYLAPTRVNLSLAIERWQDIEFLATREL, encoded by the coding sequence ATGTCTGAACTGCTTGAACAACTGAACCGGCGCCGCACCTTCGCCATTATCTCGCACCCCGATGCGGGTAAGACCACCCTCACCGAGAAGCTGTTGTTGTTTGGCGGCGCCATCCAGATGGCCGGCACGGTAAAGGGACGCAAGGCCGCACGTCATGCCACCTCCGATTGGATGGAGCTGGAGAAGCAGCGTGGTATCTCCGTTACCTCATCGGTGATGCAGTTTCCTTATGGCGATACAGTGGTTAATCTACTCGATACCCCCGGCCATGAAGACTTCTCTGAAGATACCTATCGCACACTGACTGCAGTCGATTCGGCGCTGATGGTGATTGATGTTGCCAAGGGTGTGGAGGCACGCACTATCAAACTGATGGATGTCTGCCGTATGCGCGACACGCCCATTCTCACCTTTATCAACAAGCTTGACCGAGAGGGGCGCGATGCCCTGGAACTGCTCGATGAGGTGGAGGCGGTGCTGAAGATTCGCTGTGCTCCAATCACCTGGCCGATCGGCATGGGCAAGCGCTTCAAGGGAGTGTTCGATCTGCGCACTGACACCACCCACCTCTTCTCCGCCACACACGGCGGCAAGATTAATGAGGGCGAGCTGATTGAGGGGTTGGACAATCCCCGCCTCGATGAAGTGATCGGCGATATGGCTGACGAGCTGCGGGAGGAGGTTGAGCTGGTGCGTGGCGCCAGTCATGAGCTGGATCTTGACGCTTATGCCCAGGGTGAACTGACGCCGGTCTTTTTCGGTTCAGCTATCAATAATTTTGGCGTAAAGGAGCTGCTGGACGCATTTTCCCGATATGCGCCGGCGCCCAGGGCGCGGCAGACACAGCAGCGGCGGGTGGAGCCATCGGACAAGAAGTTTTCTGGTTTTGTCTTTAAAATTCAGGCCAATATGGATCAGGCCCACAGGGATCGCATCGCTTTTTTGCGAGTCTGTTCCGGCTCTTACAAGAAGGGCATGAAAATGCGCCATGTGCGTATCGGAAAAACGGTGCAGATAAGCAATGCCATCACCTTTCAGGCGGATGAGCGGCGCCATGTGGAGGAGGCCTGGCCCGGGGATATTATCGGCCTGCACAACCACGGCACCATTCAGATCGGAGATACTTTTACGGAAGGTGAGGAGCTGAAGTATGAGGGTGTACCCTACTTTGCGCCGGAACTTTTCCGCCGTGTGGTGCTGAAGGACCCACTGCGCATGAAAGCGCTGCATAAAGGGGTGCTGCAGTTGTGTGAAGAGGGGGCGACTCAGGTGTTTCGGCCCCTGAAGAACAACGACTTGATTCTGGGCGCTGTCGGCATCCTGCAGTTTGATGTGGCGGCCCATCGGCTCAAGGATGAGTATGGTGTCGAAGCGATTGTCGAGGCGACAAGCGTTGCCACTGCACGCTGGGTACGTTGCGAGGATGACAAGATGCTGGAGAAGTTTCGCATTAAGGCGTATGAGAATCTGGCCATGGATGGGGATGACCAGCTGGTCTATCTTGCACCTACCCGGGTCAATCTCTCCCTTGCCATAGAGCGCTGGCAGGATATTGAGTTTCTGGCGACACGGGAGCTTTGA
- a CDS encoding BolA family protein: METKTVEQLIEAGIPGCEAQVTGSGCDFEATVISGDFTGKSLLQKQRLVMAAVKEQIATGELHALSIKTFTPDEWAARAQG, translated from the coding sequence ATGGAAACCAAAACAGTAGAGCAGCTGATAGAGGCTGGAATTCCCGGCTGCGAGGCACAGGTAACCGGTAGCGGTTGCGATTTTGAAGCAACGGTAATTAGCGGTGATTTTACCGGTAAATCACTGCTGCAGAAGCAGCGACTGGTGATGGCTGCCGTGAAGGAACAGATCGCGACCGGTGAGCTTCACGCCCTCTCCATCAAGACCTTCACCCCTGATGAGTGGGCCGCCCGAGCCCAGGGTTGA
- a CDS encoding acetyltransferase, whose translation MFLKHIKNNSIVEVLSLNDLINPNHPRLVGRYTAGEELQDPEKFPKSELEFLSGESLPRCWLDVHYRDEELKR comes from the coding sequence ATGTTTCTTAAACATATCAAAAACAACAGCATAGTTGAGGTGTTGAGCCTCAATGATCTGATCAATCCAAATCACCCCAGGCTGGTTGGGCGCTATACGGCGGGTGAAGAGCTCCAGGATCCGGAGAAGTTTCCCAAAAGTGAGTTGGAGTTCCTCTCCGGTGAGTCTCTCCCCAGGTGCTGGCTTGATGTTCACTATCGTGATGAGGAGTTGAAGAGGTGA
- a CDS encoding fumarate hydratase, with amino-acid sequence MTTIKQQDLIESVADALQYISYYHPIDYIQALTKAWEREESAAAKDAMAQILVNSRMCAEGHRPICQDTGMVTAFVDIGMDVFWDAEMSLDEMINEGVRRAYTASENVLRASVVSDPAGARTNTRDNTPAVIHTRLVPGDEVEIKLAAKGGGSENKARFTVLNPSGSLVDWVLEVIPTLGAGWCPPGMLGIGIGGSAEKAMLLAKESLMEPIDMHELQARGPNSRTEELRLELFEKINALGIGAQGLGGLTTVLDVKINDYPTHAASLPVAMIPNCAATRHVEFTLKGDGPAELQPPKTEDWPEVTWEASADAHRVNLDTVTREEIAGFKPGDRVLLSGKLLTGRDAAHKRIQDLLEKGEPLPDGVDFNNRFIYYVGPVDPVGDEVVGPAGPTTSTRMDKFTDMMLGETGLIGMVGKAERGPATRESIKQHGAVYLMAVGGAAYLVAKAIRSSRIVAFEELGMEAIREFEVVDMPVTVAVDSRGESVHESGPAEWRVKIAEIGKI; translated from the coding sequence ATGACCACCATCAAACAACAAGACCTCATAGAAAGTGTCGCTGATGCGCTGCAGTACATCTCCTACTACCACCCGATTGACTATATCCAGGCACTGACAAAGGCATGGGAGCGTGAAGAGTCAGCCGCTGCTAAGGATGCCATGGCTCAGATTCTCGTTAACTCGCGGATGTGTGCCGAGGGCCATCGACCGATCTGTCAGGATACCGGCATGGTCACCGCCTTTGTCGACATCGGCATGGATGTCTTCTGGGATGCAGAGATGAGCCTGGATGAGATGATCAATGAGGGGGTACGCAGGGCCTACACAGCATCAGAGAACGTGCTGCGTGCATCGGTGGTCAGCGATCCCGCAGGAGCTCGCACCAATACCCGTGACAACACCCCGGCGGTAATCCATACCCGACTGGTGCCCGGAGATGAAGTGGAGATCAAGTTGGCCGCCAAGGGTGGCGGCTCTGAGAACAAGGCGCGTTTTACCGTTCTCAATCCCTCGGGCAGCCTGGTGGACTGGGTACTTGAGGTCATTCCCACTCTGGGTGCAGGCTGGTGTCCTCCCGGTATGTTGGGAATAGGTATCGGCGGCTCCGCCGAGAAAGCGATGCTTCTGGCGAAAGAGTCGCTGATGGAGCCCATCGATATGCATGAGCTTCAGGCCAGAGGCCCGAACAGCCGAACTGAAGAGCTGCGTCTTGAGCTGTTTGAGAAGATCAATGCCCTGGGGATAGGCGCACAGGGCCTGGGTGGGCTGACAACCGTACTGGACGTCAAGATCAACGACTACCCAACCCATGCCGCCTCTCTGCCTGTGGCGATGATTCCCAACTGCGCCGCCACCCGACACGTTGAATTCACCCTCAAGGGTGACGGTCCCGCCGAACTGCAGCCACCGAAAACAGAAGATTGGCCGGAGGTGACCTGGGAGGCGTCAGCGGACGCCCACCGTGTCAACCTGGACACTGTCACCCGTGAAGAGATAGCCGGTTTTAAGCCTGGCGACCGGGTTCTGCTCTCCGGCAAACTGCTCACCGGGCGTGACGCCGCCCACAAACGGATTCAGGACCTGCTGGAGAAAGGCGAGCCCCTGCCGGACGGCGTCGACTTCAACAATCGCTTCATCTACTACGTCGGCCCGGTCGATCCCGTGGGCGATGAGGTGGTTGGCCCCGCCGGCCCCACCACCTCCACCCGAATGGATAAATTTACCGACATGATGCTGGGAGAGACCGGCCTTATCGGTATGGTTGGTAAGGCAGAACGTGGTCCCGCCACCCGTGAGTCGATCAAGCAGCATGGTGCCGTCTATCTGATGGCGGTGGGTGGCGCAGCCTATCTGGTTGCCAAAGCGATCCGCTCATCCCGCATCGTCGCATTTGAGGAGTTGGGAATGGAGGCGATCCGCGAATTCGAGGTGGTGGATATGCCGGTTACCGTCGCCGTCGACAGCCGTGGGGAGTCGGTTCATGAAAGCGGCCCGGCAGAGTGGCGGGTGAAGATCGCGGAAATCGGGAAGATCTGA
- a CDS encoding Na/Pi symporter, protein MLRKILLPTIFSILAYGFWASPNFKEIAAGVAIFLFGMLSLEQGFRAFTGGTLENILRKGTSRLWQSLGFGLITTTIMQSSSLVSVITISFLSAGLITLTSGIGIIFGANLGTTTGAWLIAGFGLKVKIAAYAMPMLAFGIILVFQKSKSLKGVGYILAGLGFLFLGIHHMKEGFEAFKETINLAQFAVSGYPGLFIFACIGVFATVVMQSSHATLVLIITALAAGQITYENALALAIGANVGTTVTAVLGAMSANEQGKRLAGAHLIFNLVTGVIAIALVYQLVDLVELVSRSVGIGSDDYALKLAVFHTIFNLIGIVVMVPFINPMVHFLTRLFKEKKQEIDQPKYLTRSAADFPDTAVQAIFQETLRVYDNAQSIIIHALGYKKSQVFSNQDLEFIAAEQKKLSRLNIDSAYERSIKGLYSAIVAFISNAGFSWEMEQSGDIHHLREANQQIVEAIKDVKHLQKNLVPHVNGKTPSVRNAYNKLRVHMATVLRDLESVRDPQNGDTNILSLDALKLVISENREELNHYLTGLIRDGRITPEIGTSLMNDTAYIYSTEMNMIRAAQTLFVAQERDLTQAVRSIALSENELQTVLDQQKEKSN, encoded by the coding sequence ATGCTGAGAAAAATCCTCTTACCTACCATCTTTTCTATCCTGGCGTACGGCTTCTGGGCCAGTCCAAATTTCAAAGAGATTGCTGCGGGAGTTGCTATCTTTCTTTTCGGCATGCTCTCTCTGGAACAGGGATTTCGTGCATTTACCGGCGGCACACTGGAAAACATTCTTCGCAAAGGCACTTCGCGACTGTGGCAGAGCCTGGGATTTGGCCTCATCACCACCACTATCATGCAATCCAGCTCATTGGTGTCGGTGATCACTATCTCATTCCTCAGTGCCGGTTTGATAACACTTACCTCCGGTATCGGTATTATTTTTGGCGCCAACCTCGGTACGACTACCGGTGCCTGGCTAATCGCCGGCTTCGGCCTAAAAGTTAAGATTGCCGCCTATGCCATGCCAATGCTGGCATTCGGCATCATTCTGGTATTTCAAAAGTCGAAGAGTCTCAAAGGAGTTGGTTACATCCTCGCCGGCTTAGGTTTTCTATTTCTCGGCATTCACCACATGAAAGAGGGATTTGAGGCTTTCAAGGAGACCATCAATCTTGCCCAGTTTGCCGTTAGTGGCTATCCCGGGCTCTTTATTTTTGCCTGTATCGGTGTTTTTGCCACGGTGGTGATGCAGTCCAGCCACGCCACACTGGTACTGATCATCACTGCTCTCGCAGCCGGACAGATCACCTATGAGAATGCCCTTGCCTTGGCCATTGGTGCCAATGTGGGAACCACTGTCACCGCCGTACTCGGTGCTATGAGTGCCAACGAGCAGGGTAAACGACTGGCGGGCGCACATCTTATTTTCAATCTAGTGACCGGCGTTATTGCTATAGCCCTGGTCTATCAGCTGGTGGATCTGGTTGAGCTGGTTAGCCGCTCGGTAGGTATTGGTAGTGATGATTATGCGCTGAAGCTGGCGGTATTCCATACCATCTTCAACCTCATAGGCATTGTTGTGATGGTGCCGTTTATCAATCCGATGGTTCACTTTCTTACCCGCCTGTTCAAAGAGAAAAAACAGGAAATTGACCAACCAAAATACCTTACCCGTTCAGCGGCCGACTTCCCCGACACTGCGGTACAGGCCATTTTTCAGGAGACACTACGGGTATATGACAACGCCCAGAGCATCATTATCCACGCCCTTGGCTATAAAAAGTCACAGGTATTCTCCAACCAGGACCTTGAGTTCATAGCCGCCGAGCAGAAAAAACTGAGCCGATTGAACATAGATTCTGCCTATGAACGCAGTATCAAGGGACTCTACAGCGCCATTGTAGCGTTCATAAGCAATGCCGGTTTTTCCTGGGAGATGGAGCAGTCTGGGGATATCCACCACCTGCGTGAAGCGAACCAACAGATAGTGGAAGCGATCAAAGATGTAAAACATCTACAAAAAAATCTTGTGCCCCATGTAAACGGCAAGACTCCCAGTGTACGCAATGCCTACAACAAACTTCGTGTCCATATGGCTACCGTACTTCGGGATCTTGAATCTGTTCGTGACCCTCAAAACGGCGATACCAATATCCTCTCACTCGACGCACTCAAACTGGTAATTTCAGAGAACAGAGAGGAGTTGAATCACTATCTTACAGGACTCATCAGAGACGGCCGCATCACCCCGGAGATCGGTACCTCACTAATGAATGACACTGCCTATATCTACAGTACAGAGATGAATATGATCCGAGCCGCTCAGACGCTGTTCGTTGCTCAAGAGCGTGACCTGACCCAGGCCGTCCGCAGCATTGCACTGAGCGAGAATGAGCTGCAGACAGTTCTCGATCAACAGAAAGAGAAGTCCAACTAA
- the odhB gene encoding 2-oxoglutarate dehydrogenase complex dihydrolipoyllysine-residue succinyltransferase, translating into MITNINVPALPESVADATILAWHKKPGDSVQRDENLVDLETDKVVLEVPSPIEGVLGQIVANEGATVQSGDLLATVETKKGDDSIDGEIKSADLISDGDAEPVLTPAVRRLVKEMNIDVREITGTGKDGRILKSDIMAYLDRKKAEGSSRTEVVIAAESDTTQSAIEGDRPEQRVPMTRLRSRIAERLLEAQQNAAILTTFNEVNLQAINDLRSKYKEKFERDHEVRLGYMSFFLKAAVEALKQFPVVNASVDGSEIIYHGYYDIGIAVGSPRGLVVPILRDADRLGFAEAEKAVKAFGKKAQDGSLSYEELTGGTFTISNGGVYGSMLSTPILNPPQSAILGMHNIQQRPVVENGEIVIRPMMYLALSYDHRIIDGREAVQFLVAIKNVLEDPARLLLQI; encoded by the coding sequence ATGATCACCAACATCAATGTTCCCGCGCTACCTGAATCTGTTGCCGATGCCACCATCCTAGCCTGGCACAAGAAACCGGGGGATAGCGTACAGCGAGATGAAAACCTGGTGGACCTGGAGACCGACAAGGTAGTGCTGGAAGTCCCCTCCCCCATTGAGGGCGTATTGGGGCAAATTGTTGCCAATGAGGGAGCGACGGTTCAGTCCGGTGACCTGTTGGCTACTGTAGAGACGAAAAAAGGGGATGACAGCATCGATGGAGAGATCAAATCAGCAGACCTCATATCGGATGGCGACGCAGAGCCTGTGCTGACACCAGCTGTCCGCCGTCTGGTCAAAGAGATGAATATTGATGTGCGCGAGATTACCGGTACGGGAAAAGATGGTCGTATTCTCAAATCTGACATCATGGCTTATCTGGACCGCAAGAAAGCTGAAGGATCCTCCCGCACGGAAGTTGTCATTGCAGCTGAGAGTGATACCACCCAAAGTGCCATTGAGGGCGACCGTCCTGAGCAGCGGGTACCGATGACACGGCTCCGTTCACGAATTGCCGAGCGTCTATTGGAAGCTCAGCAGAACGCCGCCATATTGACTACCTTCAACGAGGTTAATCTCCAAGCGATCAACGACCTGCGATCAAAATACAAAGAGAAGTTCGAACGGGACCACGAGGTTCGCCTGGGCTACATGTCTTTCTTCCTCAAGGCGGCAGTCGAAGCACTTAAGCAGTTTCCGGTGGTTAATGCATCAGTCGATGGATCGGAGATCATCTACCACGGCTACTACGACATCGGCATCGCCGTCGGCTCCCCAAGAGGATTGGTGGTTCCAATTCTGCGCGATGCCGACAGACTCGGTTTTGCTGAAGCGGAAAAGGCGGTAAAAGCATTTGGTAAAAAAGCACAGGACGGTAGTCTCAGTTACGAAGAGCTCACCGGTGGAACCTTTACCATCTCAAACGGAGGTGTCTACGGCTCCATGCTCTCCACTCCCATTCTCAATCCACCCCAGAGCGCAATTCTGGGGATGCACAACATACAGCAGCGTCCGGTGGTTGAAAATGGGGAGATCGTAATACGCCCGATGATGTATCTGGCCCTCTCATATGACCACCGTATTATCGATGGGCGTGAAGCAGTACAGTTTCTCGTCGCCATCAAAAATGTCCTGGAAGATCCAGCCAGGCTGCTGCTGCAGATATAA
- a CDS encoding 2-oxoglutarate dehydrogenase E1 component, with product MSELLELLRSTSALSGGNAAFIEDLYERFLQDPSSVDDAWRRRFEDILRESANESPEIAHGPIRAGFARLAREQRSGSRNVAACMSPAAAEKQAAALRLINAWRVRGHQHAALDPLQLRAAEQVPDLDPAFHRLVAADMETVFNTGSLFAPDRMPLREIIKFVEEVYGGSVGSEYMHITDTRQKRWIQKRVEGHRSKPDLNSEEKRWLLTLLTASEGLEKYLHTRYVGQKRFSLEGGESTIPLLDELIQRAGGNGIREIAIGMAHRGRLNVLTNTLGKPPSDLFDEFEGKKSTDRYKSHGDVKYHMGFSSDVETPGGFTHLILGFNPSHLEIISPVIEGSVRARQQRRGDTTRDQVLSVLIHGDSAFAGQGVVMETLQMSNARGFNTGGSIHIVVNNQIGFTTSHPMDTRSTLYCTDVGKMVQAPVFHVNGDDPEAVIFVTQMALDFRQRFHKDVIIDLVCYRRHGHNEADEPAVTQPEMYSKIRRLPTTRSSYSDKLISEGIITPEESLVMVEDYRSSLEQNSVVARPTFADLTYPYHIDWTSHQHIDWDHPTETKLTPEKFTLLAERLLAVPNDFELHSRVVKLMRNRRKMAAGDQLIDWGFGELLAYASLVEAGTPVRLSGQDSGRGTFSHRHSVLHNQRNGECHIPLQYISEEQANFLVIDSLLSEEAVLGFEYGYSSADPTTLTIWEAQFGDFANGAQVVIDQFISAGGAKWGIYCGLVMFLPHGYEGQGAEHSSARLERYLQLCAERNIQVCIPTTPAQVFHMLRRQMLRPMRKPLVVMTPKSLLRHRLATSSMDEFTSGEFQPVIGEIDDLDPDEIDHIIVCSGKVYYDLLEARRARGLHNVIIIRLEQIYPFPRERFDQVIDNYPKVDKLIWCQEEPQNQGAWDQIKHRFHTQLNKGKSLGYVGRHSAAAPAVGFYPIHVRQQEILIDEALTGRINPHMNRRMPSALST from the coding sequence ATGAGCGAACTTCTGGAGTTATTGCGCTCGACATCAGCCCTGTCCGGCGGCAATGCAGCTTTTATTGAAGACCTTTATGAACGCTTCCTGCAGGACCCGTCAAGTGTCGATGATGCCTGGCGACGGCGCTTTGAGGATATCCTCAGAGAGTCTGCAAATGAATCACCTGAGATTGCCCATGGTCCTATCAGAGCCGGCTTTGCCCGCTTGGCAAGAGAGCAGCGTAGCGGCAGCCGTAACGTTGCAGCCTGCATGTCACCAGCCGCAGCTGAAAAGCAGGCGGCGGCCCTTCGTCTGATCAACGCCTGGCGAGTGCGCGGACATCAACATGCCGCTCTCGATCCACTGCAGTTAAGAGCAGCTGAGCAGGTACCCGACCTTGATCCTGCATTTCACCGCTTGGTGGCGGCGGACATGGAGACAGTTTTCAACACCGGATCACTGTTTGCCCCGGATCGTATGCCCCTGCGTGAGATCATAAAGTTTGTTGAGGAGGTATATGGCGGCAGTGTCGGCTCTGAATATATGCATATCACCGATACCCGCCAGAAACGCTGGATCCAGAAACGGGTGGAGGGCCACCGCTCCAAGCCGGATCTCAACAGTGAAGAGAAGCGCTGGCTTTTAACTCTCTTGACCGCTTCTGAAGGTTTGGAGAAGTACCTACACACCCGCTATGTCGGACAGAAGCGCTTCTCTCTCGAAGGCGGTGAGTCCACGATCCCCCTGCTCGATGAACTGATCCAGCGGGCAGGCGGCAACGGTATTCGTGAAATCGCCATCGGTATGGCCCACCGCGGTCGACTCAACGTACTCACCAATACATTGGGCAAACCACCCTCCGATCTATTTGATGAGTTTGAAGGTAAAAAGAGTACAGATCGATACAAGAGCCACGGTGATGTGAAGTATCACATGGGCTTCTCCAGTGATGTCGAGACACCAGGCGGGTTCACCCATTTGATACTGGGATTCAATCCCTCCCATCTGGAGATCATCAGCCCCGTCATAGAGGGCTCGGTACGGGCACGCCAGCAACGACGGGGGGACACCACCCGGGATCAGGTGCTCTCGGTACTGATTCACGGCGACTCTGCATTTGCCGGCCAAGGAGTGGTGATGGAAACACTGCAGATGTCCAATGCCAGGGGCTTTAACACCGGTGGCAGCATACATATTGTCGTTAACAACCAGATCGGTTTTACCACCAGCCACCCGATGGATACACGCTCCACACTCTACTGTACCGATGTCGGCAAGATGGTTCAGGCCCCGGTATTCCATGTCAATGGCGATGACCCTGAGGCGGTTATCTTCGTCACTCAAATGGCCCTCGACTTCAGACAGCGTTTCCATAAAGACGTTATTATCGATCTGGTCTGCTATCGACGTCACGGCCACAACGAGGCGGATGAGCCGGCGGTTACCCAGCCTGAGATGTACTCGAAGATCCGCCGACTACCGACAACCCGCAGCAGCTACTCGGACAAGCTGATTTCCGAAGGAATCATCACCCCCGAGGAGAGCCTTGTGATGGTCGAGGACTACCGCTCGTCGCTGGAGCAGAACTCGGTAGTAGCCAGACCAACATTTGCAGACCTCACCTATCCTTACCATATTGACTGGACCTCCCATCAACACATCGACTGGGATCATCCGACTGAGACCAAACTCACCCCGGAAAAATTTACCCTACTGGCTGAGCGACTACTGGCGGTTCCCAACGATTTTGAACTCCACTCCCGGGTAGTCAAGCTGATGCGTAACCGACGCAAGATGGCCGCTGGAGACCAGTTAATCGACTGGGGATTCGGCGAGTTACTTGCCTACGCCAGCTTGGTGGAAGCAGGAACTCCCGTACGTCTCTCCGGCCAGGACAGCGGGCGCGGCACCTTCTCCCACCGACATTCAGTACTGCATAACCAGCGCAACGGCGAGTGCCATATCCCGCTGCAGTATATTTCGGAGGAGCAAGCCAACTTTCTTGTTATTGACTCCCTGCTCTCTGAGGAGGCGGTGCTTGGATTCGAATACGGTTACTCCTCCGCCGATCCGACAACGCTGACCATTTGGGAAGCTCAGTTCGGTGATTTTGCCAATGGTGCCCAGGTGGTCATTGATCAGTTTATCAGCGCGGGGGGGGCCAAGTGGGGGATCTATTGCGGTCTGGTAATGTTTCTCCCACACGGTTACGAGGGTCAGGGGGCAGAGCACTCTTCAGCACGGCTGGAACGCTACCTTCAGCTATGCGCCGAACGTAATATTCAGGTGTGTATACCCACCACCCCGGCCCAGGTGTTCCATATGCTGAGGCGGCAGATGCTGCGCCCGATGCGCAAACCCCTGGTGGTAATGACGCCCAAGAGTCTATTACGACATCGTCTGGCAACCTCTTCCATGGATGAGTTCACCAGTGGTGAATTCCAACCTGTCATTGGTGAAATTGATGATCTTGACCCCGATGAGATCGATCACATCATCGTCTGTTCAGGAAAAGTCTATTACGACCTACTGGAAGCGCGCCGTGCACGGGGGTTGCATAATGTCATCATCATCCGTCTCGAACAGATCTATCCTTTCCCCCGGGAGAGGTTTGACCAGGTCATCGATAACTATCCAAAGGTAGACAAGCTGATTTGGTGTCAAGAGGAGCCACAGAACCAGGGCGCCTGGGATCAGATCAAACACCGTTTCCATACCCAGCTGAACAAGGGAAAGAGCCTTGGCTATGTCGGTCGCCACTCGGCCGCCGCGCCCGCGGTCGGATTCTATCCCATTCACGTGAGGCAACAGGAGATCCTGATCGACGAAGCCCTCACCGGTCGTATCAACCCACATATGAATCGAAGGATGCCAAGTGCTCTATCAACATGA
- a CDS encoding fumarate hydratase, with protein sequence MDEKGKKQLAHVSISSLEADVAYFDARLTLLNGEVGSSYQRAQIQAYRGLKEVLSEMLEKLRGLPRKNGS encoded by the coding sequence ATGGATGAGAAGGGGAAAAAGCAGTTGGCACATGTCAGCATCAGCTCACTTGAGGCGGATGTTGCCTATTTTGATGCCCGTCTTACACTGCTCAATGGAGAGGTAGGCAGTAGCTACCAGAGAGCTCAAATTCAGGCCTACCGGGGTTTGAAAGAGGTGCTTTCCGAGATGCTGGAGAAATTGCGAGGGTTGCCAAGAAAAAACGGCTCCTGA